Within Gaiellales bacterium, the genomic segment CGTGGCAGAGATGTAGTGCGGCGTTGCCGCCCACAGGCTCGCCGAGCGCAGGCCGGCGCGGCCGCAGGCGTCGTGCAGCACGCCGACGATCCCCGTCGGCCCCTCGTAGTTCGACCGGGTCAGCGCGAGGCGCGCGATCAGCTCCTCGTCGGATGCCGTCGAGGACACCGGCACCGGCCGCGTGTGCGGCGTGTCTGCCAGCAGCGCGCCGAGCGTGATCACCAGCTCGACGCCCATCTGCTGGGCGAGCCCGCAGATCGCGTCGGTGTACGCGCGCCACCGCATGTTCGGCTCGGGCCCGAGCACGATCACAACGTCGTCCTCCTCCGAGGCCAGCATCTCGGTCTCGGGCCACTCGACCTTGCGCACCTGGCCGTCGAGCAGGGTCACCGTCGGCCGCGTCTGCTGGTAGTCCACGAACGGGTCCGGGTC encodes:
- a CDS encoding PAC2 family protein — protein: MEHITIESTPRLRAPTMIAAFQGWNDAGGAASLAAGYLRVATSAERFAVIDPDPFVDYQQTRPTVTLLDGQVRKVEWPETEMLASEEDDVVIVLGPEPNMRWRAYTDAICGLAQQMGVELVITLGALLADTPHTRPVPVSSTASDEELIARLALTRSNYEGPTGIVGVLHDACGRAGLRSASLWAATPHYISATPNPRAAVALLERLSDLVGTPGPSGELVRAASEYAVRVAAAVAEDPELAGYVEQLESAADAEDPPTGEDLARDFERYLREQGGEEPGQ